A part of Streptomyces sp. NBC_01235 genomic DNA contains:
- the pflB gene encoding formate C-acetyltransferase has product MTATVTAGPRATTEAWRGFAGAHWRDQVDVRDFIQANYTPYEGDSTFLTGPTERTLTVWGKVAALFPEERRRGVLDVDPGNPSTITSHRPGFIDRDRELIVGLQTDAPLRRAIMPNGGLRMVENGLKAYGYRADPFVTRVFGTYRKTHNDGVFDAYTPEMRAARKAGIITGLPDAYGRGRIIGDYRRVALYGTDRLIGAKRAEKARLDAEPSSEHVIRDREELAEQIKALGELTRMAATYGCDVSRPAVTAHEAVQWLYLGFLAAVKEQNGAAMSLGRTSTFLDVYLQRDLDEGVLDESRAQELVDDFVIKLRIVRFLRTPEYDALFSGDPTWVTESIGGIGDDGRPLVTRTSFRFLQTLYNLGPAPEPNLTVLWSPRLPAGFKEFCAQVSIDTSAVQYESDDLLRPRNGDDTAIACCVSAMAVGKEMQFFGARVNLAKALLYAVNGGRDEMTGEQIAPETPAITREYLDYEQLSAAYDHMLDWLAATYVNALNVIHYMHDKYAYERIEMALHDHPVHRFMACGIAGLSVAVDSLSAVKHARVKVIRDATGLAVDYEIEGDYPAYGNNDERADALAADLVRSFMAKVRKHPTYRDAEHTQSVLTITSNVVYGKHTGNTPDGRRAGQPFAPGANPMNGRDRHGVAASALSVAKLPYEQARDGISLTTTITPEGLGHVPQERAGHLVGILDAYMGAGGFHMNVNVLDRATLEDAMEHPEKYPDLTIRVSGYAVNFVRLTREQQLDVISRTFHGSL; this is encoded by the coding sequence ATGACGGCAACGGTGACAGCTGGACCGCGGGCGACGACCGAGGCATGGCGAGGCTTCGCCGGTGCGCACTGGCGGGATCAGGTCGACGTGCGCGACTTCATCCAGGCCAACTACACGCCGTACGAGGGCGATTCCACGTTCCTCACCGGGCCGACCGAGCGCACGCTCACTGTCTGGGGCAAGGTCGCCGCGCTGTTCCCCGAGGAGCGGCGCCGGGGCGTCCTCGACGTCGACCCGGGCAACCCGTCCACCATCACCTCACATCGGCCGGGCTTCATCGACCGCGACCGTGAGCTGATCGTCGGCCTGCAGACCGACGCCCCGCTCCGGCGGGCGATCATGCCCAATGGCGGACTGCGGATGGTGGAGAACGGGCTGAAGGCGTACGGCTACCGGGCCGACCCGTTCGTCACGCGCGTCTTCGGGACCTACCGCAAGACCCACAACGACGGTGTCTTCGACGCGTACACCCCCGAGATGCGCGCCGCCCGCAAGGCCGGCATCATCACCGGACTGCCCGACGCCTACGGCCGCGGCCGGATCATCGGCGACTACCGGCGCGTGGCGCTGTACGGCACCGACCGGCTGATCGGGGCCAAGCGCGCCGAGAAGGCCCGGCTGGACGCCGAGCCGTCGAGCGAGCACGTCATCCGCGACCGCGAGGAACTCGCCGAGCAGATCAAGGCCCTGGGTGAACTGACCCGCATGGCGGCGACCTACGGTTGCGACGTCTCCCGTCCCGCGGTCACCGCGCACGAGGCCGTGCAGTGGCTCTACCTCGGCTTCCTCGCGGCGGTGAAGGAACAGAACGGCGCCGCGATGTCGCTGGGCCGCACCTCCACCTTCCTCGACGTCTACCTCCAGCGCGACCTGGACGAGGGAGTCCTCGACGAGTCCCGTGCCCAGGAGCTCGTCGACGACTTCGTGATCAAGCTGCGGATCGTCCGGTTCCTGCGCACCCCCGAGTACGACGCCCTGTTCTCCGGCGACCCCACCTGGGTCACCGAGTCCATCGGCGGCATCGGCGACGACGGCCGCCCGCTGGTCACCCGCACCTCCTTCCGCTTCCTGCAGACCCTCTACAACCTCGGCCCCGCCCCCGAGCCCAACCTCACCGTCCTGTGGTCGCCCCGACTGCCCGCCGGCTTCAAGGAGTTCTGCGCGCAGGTGTCCATCGACACCAGCGCCGTCCAGTACGAGTCCGACGACCTGTTGCGCCCCCGCAACGGCGACGACACCGCGATCGCCTGCTGCGTCTCCGCCATGGCGGTGGGCAAGGAGATGCAGTTCTTCGGCGCCCGCGTCAACCTGGCCAAGGCGCTGCTGTACGCGGTCAACGGCGGCCGGGACGAGATGACCGGCGAGCAGATCGCCCCCGAGACGCCCGCGATCACCCGCGAGTACCTGGACTACGAGCAGCTGTCGGCGGCCTACGACCACATGCTCGACTGGCTGGCGGCCACCTACGTCAACGCGCTCAACGTCATCCACTACATGCACGACAAGTACGCCTACGAGCGCATCGAGATGGCCCTGCACGACCACCCCGTGCACCGCTTCATGGCCTGCGGCATCGCAGGGCTGTCGGTCGCCGTCGACAGCCTGTCCGCCGTCAAACACGCGCGCGTGAAGGTCATCCGGGACGCGACCGGGCTCGCCGTCGACTACGAGATCGAGGGGGACTACCCGGCGTACGGCAACAACGACGAGCGCGCGGACGCCCTCGCCGCCGACCTGGTCCGGTCCTTCATGGCCAAGGTGCGCAAGCACCCGACCTACCGGGACGCCGAGCACACCCAGTCGGTGCTGACCATCACCTCGAACGTCGTCTACGGCAAGCACACCGGCAACACCCCCGACGGCCGCCGGGCCGGACAGCCGTTCGCCCCCGGCGCCAACCCGATGAACGGCCGTGACCGGCACGGCGTGGCAGCCTCCGCGCTCTCGGTGGCCAAGCTGCCGTACGAGCAGGCCCGCGACGGCATCTCGCTGACCACGACCATCACCCCGGAGGGACTGGGACACGTCCCCCAGGAGCGCGCGGGCCACCTGGTCGGCATCCTCGACGCCTACATGGGCGCCGGCGGGTTCCACATGAACGTCAACGTCCTCGACCGCGCCACCCTCGAGGACGCGATGGAGCACCCGGAGAAGTACCCCGACCTGACCATCCGGGTCTCCGGGTACGCCGTCAACTTCGTCCGGCTGACCCGCGAGCAGCAGCTCGACGTGATCAGCCGCACCTTCCACGGATCGCTGTGA
- the pflA gene encoding pyruvate formate-lyase-activating protein, which produces MAEPLTGRIHSWDLSTGVDGPGTRFVLFLSGCPLRCLYCANPDTWHMRDGKQTTVDEVMAEIERYRPFITTAGGGVTLTGGEALLQPAFTAAIFRRCKELGLHTALDTSGFLGARATDELLADTDLVLLDIKSFDVRTYRKLTGGDLSPTLNFATRLDRLGVPVWIRYVLVPGWTDDPAAVDGLGAFLAELANVDRVDVLPFHKLGAHKYEALGIPFPLRDTPAPDPDLTERVREQFREHGLRAF; this is translated from the coding sequence ATGGCCGAGCCGCTGACGGGCCGGATCCACTCCTGGGACCTGTCCACGGGAGTGGACGGTCCCGGGACCCGGTTCGTGCTGTTCCTCAGCGGCTGCCCCCTGCGCTGCCTGTACTGCGCCAACCCCGACACCTGGCACATGCGCGACGGGAAGCAGACCACCGTCGACGAGGTGATGGCCGAGATCGAGAGGTACCGGCCCTTCATCACCACCGCCGGCGGGGGAGTGACGCTCACCGGCGGCGAGGCGCTGCTGCAGCCCGCCTTCACGGCCGCGATCTTCCGCCGCTGCAAGGAACTCGGCCTGCACACCGCCCTCGACACCTCAGGCTTCCTCGGCGCCCGCGCGACCGACGAACTGCTCGCCGACACCGACCTGGTCCTGCTGGACATCAAGTCCTTCGACGTGCGCACCTACCGGAAGCTGACCGGCGGAGACCTCTCCCCGACCCTCAACTTCGCCACCCGCCTCGACCGGCTCGGCGTCCCGGTGTGGATCCGCTATGTCCTCGTGCCCGGCTGGACCGACGACCCTGCGGCCGTCGACGGGCTCGGCGCGTTCCTCGCGGAGCTGGCCAACGTCGACCGGGTGGACGTTCTGCCGTTCCACAAGCTCGGCGCCCACAAGTACGAGGCGCTGGGGATCCCCTTCCCGCTGCGCGACACACCCGCGCCGGATCCGGACCTGACGGAGCGGGTGCGCGAGCAGTTCCGGGAGCATGGCCTGCGGGCGTTCTGA
- a CDS encoding TetR/AcrR family transcriptional regulator: MAHVPAAERRPQLIKAAIDLMTREGVSAGSTRAIATELGVAQATVHYTFGTKEGLYRAVMEQLTAELLAQVEQAVPEDAGFEETVGTLASALWSTVREKPGHHLLLSELSMFALRTPALNEALESHYRGVVEVTARLVTQAAERAGQPLAEPAETVARFFLSGFDGLVMQRLTHPDEEAEATCLQAFIASVVALARGQLSLVAVPAF; the protein is encoded by the coding sequence ATGGCTCATGTCCCAGCGGCCGAGCGCCGCCCTCAACTGATCAAAGCAGCCATCGACCTCATGACGAGAGAAGGAGTCTCGGCCGGAAGCACCCGTGCCATCGCCACCGAACTGGGCGTCGCTCAAGCCACCGTGCACTACACGTTCGGCACGAAGGAGGGGCTCTACCGCGCCGTCATGGAACAGCTCACGGCGGAGCTGCTGGCGCAGGTCGAGCAGGCCGTTCCGGAGGATGCCGGATTCGAGGAGACGGTCGGCACATTGGCCTCAGCCCTCTGGAGCACGGTGCGCGAGAAGCCGGGCCACCACCTCCTCCTCTCGGAGCTGAGCATGTTCGCACTCCGCACGCCCGCGCTCAACGAAGCCCTTGAGAGCCACTATCGTGGCGTGGTCGAAGTGACGGCGAGGCTCGTGACGCAGGCGGCCGAGCGCGCGGGTCAACCCTTGGCCGAGCCCGCAGAAACAGTCGCGCGATTCTTCCTCTCCGGTTTCGACGGGCTCGTCATGCAGCGCCTGACCCACCCCGACGAAGAGGCTGAGGCAACCTGCCTGCAAGCCTTCATCGCCTCCGTTGTGGCGCTGGCACGCGGTCAGCTGAGTCTCGTGGCCGTCCCGGCGTTCTGA
- a CDS encoding TetR/AcrR family transcriptional regulator gives MAAKDRREHLIAAAIRVMVRDGVAKATTRAIVNEADMPLGVFHYCFKSREELLQEVITRLTDSSVATARQVFASEGDLGSRIANSLNAFWQGVEASPGEHQVGYELTHYALRQAGFEELAQRQYAHYLEVHQELLAEAAESAGIQWTVPLSVLARYMNSVLDGVTLCWLVDRDSESSRDVLRLAAQHLEALTEKAE, from the coding sequence ATGGCAGCGAAGGATCGACGAGAGCACTTGATCGCCGCGGCGATCCGCGTGATGGTCCGCGACGGAGTCGCGAAGGCCACGACACGCGCGATCGTCAATGAAGCGGACATGCCGTTGGGAGTCTTCCACTACTGCTTCAAGTCGCGCGAGGAACTCCTGCAAGAGGTCATCACTCGCCTCACGGACAGCAGTGTGGCCACGGCGCGGCAGGTGTTCGCGTCGGAAGGCGATCTCGGCTCGCGTATCGCCAACAGCCTGAACGCGTTCTGGCAGGGCGTGGAGGCCAGTCCGGGCGAGCATCAAGTGGGGTACGAACTCACCCACTACGCGTTGCGCCAGGCCGGGTTCGAAGAACTGGCTCAACGGCAGTACGCCCACTATCTGGAAGTACATCAGGAACTGCTCGCGGAAGCGGCCGAGAGCGCCGGTATCCAGTGGACCGTCCCGCTGTCCGTCCTGGCCCGCTACATGAACTCCGTCCTTGACGGGGTCACCCTGTGCTGGCTTGTCGACCGCGACAGCGAGAGCAGTCGCGATGTGCTCCGCCTTGCCGCCCAGCACCTCGAGGCCCTCACCGAGAAGGCGGAGTAG
- a CDS encoding zinc-binding dehydrogenase: protein MSTMLAGRLHLDTRTFAVEEVPLPVPGPGEVLVEVRAAGVCLSDVHLIDGSISPFFPVDAVANSRAVTLGHEVAGVVHTLGPDVQGMWVPGQRVVLQAGQACGECGGCLRRMSCRQPLTRGVDYDGGWAQYAVAREDTLLPVPDGLPFDQAAIIPDAVSTPYAAIVGTGAVRPAQAVGIWGAGGLGAHGIRLARMIGAAPIIAVDPLSTARERALAFGADVALDPTSADFAEAVDQATGGRGIQVAFDFAGVPAARAQATTALGPEGVLVLAGLTPEPITIGDSMGFCFQGNQIRGHYGSGPEHVEELIGLASAGRIDLAPSITAHVPLADAADAVARLEKKIGDPIRLVLTP, encoded by the coding sequence ATGAGCACCATGCTCGCCGGACGGCTTCACCTGGACACACGTACGTTCGCAGTCGAAGAGGTTCCCCTGCCGGTCCCGGGTCCGGGAGAGGTCCTGGTCGAGGTGCGGGCCGCCGGGGTGTGCCTGTCGGACGTCCACCTGATCGACGGCAGTATCAGCCCCTTCTTCCCGGTCGACGCGGTCGCGAACAGCCGGGCGGTCACCCTCGGCCACGAGGTCGCGGGCGTCGTCCACACCCTCGGCCCGGACGTGCAGGGCATGTGGGTACCCGGTCAGCGGGTGGTGCTCCAGGCGGGGCAGGCGTGCGGGGAGTGCGGAGGCTGTCTGCGCCGCATGTCATGCCGGCAGCCGCTGACGCGCGGCGTGGACTACGACGGGGGCTGGGCCCAGTACGCCGTCGCCCGCGAGGACACCCTGCTCCCGGTCCCGGACGGCCTGCCCTTCGACCAGGCCGCGATCATCCCCGACGCGGTCTCCACCCCGTACGCCGCCATCGTGGGGACGGGCGCGGTCCGGCCCGCGCAGGCGGTCGGCATCTGGGGTGCGGGCGGTCTGGGTGCACACGGCATCCGGCTCGCCCGCATGATCGGCGCGGCTCCGATCATCGCCGTCGACCCGCTGTCCACCGCGCGCGAACGCGCCCTCGCCTTCGGGGCGGACGTCGCGCTGGACCCGACCTCGGCGGACTTCGCCGAGGCGGTGGACCAGGCCACGGGCGGACGGGGCATTCAGGTCGCGTTCGACTTCGCGGGCGTCCCCGCGGCCCGCGCACAGGCCACCACCGCACTCGGTCCCGAGGGGGTCCTGGTCCTGGCAGGGCTCACGCCGGAGCCGATCACCATCGGCGACAGCATGGGCTTCTGCTTCCAGGGCAACCAGATCCGCGGCCACTACGGCTCCGGGCCCGAGCACGTGGAAGAGCTCATCGGCCTGGCCTCCGCCGGACGGATCGACCTGGCCCCGTCCATCACCGCCCACGTACCCCTGGCCGACGCGGCGGACGCCGTCGCCCGCTTGGAGAAGAAGATCGGCGACCCGATCCGGCTCGTACTCACGCCCTGA
- a CDS encoding bifunctional cytochrome P450/NADPH--P450 reductase: protein MTHASVETAQAIPERPALPLIGHVLDIPSGADGLVHLMKEVKELGPVFRVRVFGTETVIIGGLDLVKELSDETRFRKNVHPDLVEIRQIAGDGLFTAFNHEANWQKAHDILMPAFSLGAMRGYHATMLRVARSLIAKWDRAAGEHAVDVPEDMTRLTFDTIGLCGFDYDFESFRKDEPHPFVDAMSRALHFTQDKGESIPGTELFKWKQANQFRKDAELMTDLVDEVIRQRRASGDPSADDLLGRMLHTPDPATGEPLDDVNIRHQVITFLIAGHETTSGALSFALYYLTKHPEVLARAQAEVDALWGDTDTPDPDYGDIGKLTYIRQVLSESLRLWPTAPAFALEPVEDTVIGGKYAVRKGETLMVLTPALHRDPAWGENVELFDPDRFTPEQEATRPVHLFKPFGSGERACIGRQFALHEATLLLGLLVHRYRLIDHADYQLKIKQSLTIKPDELTLELARRTSGERRLPAVAASRAAAGQEGPAARRATGTALTLLHGSNLGTCAGIARDLAVDGDEHGFAPSVAPLNDTVGKLTAGDGPVVIVAASYNGRPTDDAAEFVTWLEGLEPGSLNGVQYAVLGVGDRNWAATYQRVPTLIDERLAEAGATSLLERGAADASGDFAGAVDRWTGDLWTALLERYGDSAAGAVAAAEPEDDQGLYELQDATDSVIGRLAARHGVQPMEVLDTYELVDMDHELGRSKRFLRLRLPEGVTYRTSDHLAVLPSNPEGLVRRVADRFALDLDRTVRLRARRRSRNTLPVDRPLTLRRLLTDFVELQDSATQEQVAILAEHTACPPEKRPLAELAAADPEVFREQVTAAGRSLLDLLERHRACELPFERFLELLPVLRPRHYSISSSAGATPGEVDLMVSLLAAPLRAGEGTFHGIASHYLQTVTAGDTVQARVLPCSETFRLPQDDSVPVILVSAGTGLAPFRGAVLDRHHTRSTGTLLCYFGCDHPDVDYLHREEFEAAEAAGAVSMRPTYSCAPEDGARFVQDRIAKESDEVWAVLGAGGRVYICGDGRRMAPAVREAFIAIYRDRTGAGDEEATAWLAALTESGHYVEDVWAG from the coding sequence ATGACTCACGCGTCCGTTGAAACGGCCCAGGCGATCCCCGAGCGTCCTGCGCTGCCCCTGATCGGCCACGTCCTCGACATCCCGAGCGGGGCCGACGGCCTCGTCCACCTGATGAAGGAGGTCAAGGAGCTGGGGCCGGTGTTCCGGGTCCGTGTCTTCGGGACCGAGACCGTCATCATCGGCGGCCTGGATCTGGTGAAGGAACTGTCGGACGAGACCCGGTTTCGCAAGAACGTGCACCCTGACCTGGTCGAGATCCGCCAGATCGCCGGGGACGGACTGTTCACCGCCTTCAACCACGAGGCGAACTGGCAGAAGGCGCACGACATCCTGATGCCGGCGTTCTCACTCGGGGCGATGCGCGGCTACCACGCGACGATGCTCCGTGTGGCCCGCTCCCTGATCGCCAAGTGGGACCGGGCCGCCGGGGAGCATGCCGTGGACGTCCCCGAGGACATGACCCGGCTGACCTTCGACACGATCGGGCTGTGCGGGTTCGACTACGACTTCGAGTCGTTCCGCAAGGACGAGCCGCACCCGTTCGTCGACGCCATGTCGCGGGCACTGCACTTCACCCAGGACAAGGGCGAGTCGATCCCGGGCACGGAGCTGTTCAAGTGGAAGCAGGCCAACCAGTTCCGCAAGGACGCCGAGCTGATGACGGACCTGGTCGACGAGGTGATCCGGCAGCGCAGGGCGTCCGGCGACCCGAGCGCGGACGATCTGCTGGGCCGGATGCTGCACACCCCCGACCCGGCGACGGGCGAGCCGCTGGACGACGTGAACATCCGCCACCAGGTGATCACCTTCCTCATCGCCGGCCACGAGACCACCAGCGGGGCCCTCTCGTTCGCCCTGTACTACCTGACCAAGCACCCCGAGGTGCTCGCGCGGGCCCAGGCCGAGGTGGACGCCCTGTGGGGTGACACGGACACCCCGGACCCCGACTACGGCGACATCGGCAAACTCACCTACATCCGCCAGGTGCTCAGCGAGAGCCTGCGGCTGTGGCCGACCGCCCCCGCCTTCGCCCTGGAGCCCGTCGAGGACACCGTCATCGGCGGCAAGTACGCCGTGCGCAAGGGCGAGACGCTGATGGTGCTCACCCCGGCCCTGCACCGCGACCCCGCCTGGGGAGAGAACGTCGAGCTGTTCGACCCCGACCGCTTCACGCCCGAGCAGGAGGCGACGCGCCCGGTCCACCTGTTCAAGCCGTTCGGCAGCGGTGAACGCGCCTGCATCGGCAGGCAGTTCGCCCTGCACGAGGCCACCCTGCTGCTCGGCCTGCTGGTACACCGCTACCGGCTGATCGACCACGCCGACTACCAGCTGAAGATCAAGCAGTCGCTCACCATCAAGCCCGACGAGCTCACCCTCGAACTCGCCCGGCGCACCAGCGGCGAACGCCGTCTGCCCGCCGTCGCCGCGAGCCGCGCCGCCGCCGGCCAGGAAGGGCCGGCAGCCCGACGCGCCACCGGCACCGCGCTGACCCTGCTGCACGGCTCCAACCTGGGCACCTGTGCGGGCATCGCACGCGATCTGGCGGTGGACGGCGACGAGCACGGATTCGCCCCGTCCGTCGCTCCGCTCAACGACACCGTGGGCAAACTGACCGCCGGTGACGGACCAGTGGTGATCGTGGCCGCGTCCTACAACGGCAGGCCCACCGACGACGCCGCCGAGTTCGTCACATGGCTGGAGGGCCTGGAGCCCGGTTCACTCAACGGCGTCCAGTACGCCGTGCTCGGCGTCGGCGACCGCAACTGGGCAGCCACCTATCAGCGCGTCCCCACCCTCATCGACGAGCGCCTGGCGGAGGCCGGTGCCACGTCACTGCTGGAGCGCGGCGCAGCCGATGCCTCCGGGGACTTCGCCGGTGCGGTCGACCGTTGGACGGGCGACCTGTGGACCGCCCTGCTGGAGCGGTACGGCGACTCGGCGGCGGGGGCCGTGGCGGCCGCCGAACCGGAGGACGACCAGGGCCTCTACGAACTCCAGGACGCCACCGACTCCGTCATCGGCCGGCTCGCGGCACGGCACGGCGTCCAGCCGATGGAGGTGCTGGACACGTACGAACTGGTCGACATGGACCACGAGCTGGGCCGCTCCAAGCGCTTCCTGCGGCTGCGGCTGCCCGAGGGGGTCACCTACCGCACCAGCGATCACCTGGCCGTGCTCCCGAGCAACCCGGAGGGCCTGGTGCGGCGGGTGGCCGACCGCTTCGCCCTTGATCTGGACCGCACGGTGCGGCTGCGGGCCCGCCGCCGCAGCCGCAACACCCTGCCCGTCGACCGCCCGCTGACCCTGCGCCGCCTGCTCACCGACTTCGTCGAACTGCAGGACAGCGCCACCCAGGAGCAGGTCGCCATACTCGCCGAGCACACCGCCTGCCCGCCCGAGAAGCGCCCCCTGGCGGAACTCGCCGCGGCGGACCCGGAGGTCTTCCGCGAGCAGGTGACCGCCGCCGGACGCAGCCTCCTCGACCTGCTGGAGCGCCACCGCGCCTGCGAGTTGCCCTTCGAACGCTTCCTGGAACTGCTGCCGGTGCTGCGCCCACGCCACTACTCGATCTCCTCGTCCGCCGGGGCGACGCCCGGTGAGGTGGACCTGATGGTGTCGCTGCTCGCCGCGCCCCTCCGCGCCGGCGAGGGCACCTTCCACGGCATCGCCTCGCACTACCTCCAGACCGTGACGGCCGGCGACACCGTCCAGGCCCGGGTGCTGCCCTGCAGCGAGACATTCCGCCTGCCCCAGGACGACTCCGTGCCGGTGATCCTGGTCAGCGCGGGCACGGGTCTGGCACCGTTCCGGGGCGCCGTCCTCGACCGCCACCACACCCGGTCCACTGGAACGCTGCTGTGCTACTTCGGCTGCGACCACCCCGACGTCGACTACCTCCACCGCGAGGAGTTCGAGGCGGCCGAGGCCGCCGGAGCCGTCAGCATGCGGCCCACCTACAGCTGCGCCCCCGAAGACGGCGCCCGCTTCGTCCAGGACCGCATCGCGAAGGAGAGCGACGAGGTCTGGGCCGTGCTGGGGGCCGGCGGCCGGGTCTACATCTGCGGGGACGGCCGCCGGATGGCCCCGGCAGTGCGGGAGGCGTTCATAGCGATCTACCGAGACCGCACCGGCGCGGGCGACGAAGAGGCCACCGCCTGGCTGGCCGCCCTGACCGAGTCCGGTCACTACGTGGAGGACGTCTGGGCCGGCTGA
- a CDS encoding MFS transporter, whose amino-acid sequence MNARSGSALTFAVAMALIAGVTLGSGGANVMPVFVDDFASRFGLSDSSAGLVAATQLMATAVVTLLLAKRAARPGRVRMTRLGLALSGAGFLAATAATDPVTLVLANLVVGAGLGAVYAAATAALAATDDADKASAVTISGVVGVTALLIMGVPAANHDLGAGTGFLLMALCCLVAWPLVRRLPEGPAGPATPDAGSAGTGGTTAAARPSVVLLLGTALLWAVTQGAWSYASVLGRQHTGMSHSAVSAVLAISSVVALVGAVVGPMAARRFGRMRSMAAFVTAQALAMAVLIFTHDPVLFIIAAVLWQACQLAVMVQMLAAAAVIDPTGRLVASLSGAGALGTGIGPLLVGAVLDAAGAEVLGIVLALGTFIASLPLLRMTVAGTEAPAEGQLAPSSAAETG is encoded by the coding sequence GTGAACGCGCGCAGCGGCTCCGCCCTGACCTTCGCCGTGGCGATGGCGCTGATCGCCGGGGTCACCCTCGGCAGCGGCGGGGCGAACGTGATGCCCGTCTTCGTCGACGACTTCGCCTCGCGCTTCGGACTGTCGGACTCCAGCGCCGGACTCGTCGCCGCGACCCAGCTGATGGCCACGGCGGTCGTGACGCTGCTGCTGGCCAAACGGGCCGCGCGGCCAGGGCGTGTGAGGATGACACGCCTGGGTCTGGCTCTCTCAGGAGCCGGCTTCCTGGCGGCGACGGCGGCCACCGACCCGGTGACTCTGGTCCTGGCCAATCTGGTCGTCGGCGCGGGGCTGGGCGCGGTCTACGCGGCGGCCACGGCCGCGCTCGCCGCCACCGACGACGCCGACAAGGCCTCCGCGGTCACCATCTCCGGCGTGGTCGGCGTGACAGCACTGCTGATCATGGGCGTCCCCGCCGCCAACCACGACCTGGGGGCGGGCACCGGCTTCCTGCTCATGGCGCTGTGCTGTCTCGTCGCCTGGCCGCTGGTACGCCGACTCCCAGAAGGCCCCGCCGGCCCCGCGACACCGGACGCCGGATCCGCCGGTACGGGAGGAACAACGGCCGCGGCGAGGCCATCGGTGGTTCTGCTCCTCGGGACCGCGCTTCTGTGGGCCGTCACCCAGGGCGCATGGTCGTACGCCTCGGTCCTGGGCCGCCAGCACACCGGCATGTCGCACTCGGCCGTGTCGGCCGTCCTGGCGATCTCCAGCGTCGTGGCGCTCGTCGGCGCCGTGGTGGGTCCCATGGCCGCGCGACGCTTCGGGCGCATGCGGTCGATGGCCGCCTTCGTCACGGCCCAGGCCCTGGCGATGGCAGTCCTGATCTTCACCCACGACCCCGTGCTGTTCATCATCGCCGCCGTCCTCTGGCAGGCCTGCCAGCTGGCCGTCATGGTGCAGATGCTCGCCGCCGCAGCGGTCATCGACCCGACCGGACGGCTGGTCGCCTCCCTCAGCGGCGCGGGTGCGCTGGGCACCGGCATCGGCCCGCTGCTCGTCGGTGCCGTCCTCGATGCCGCCGGGGCGGAGGTGCTCGGCATCGTCCTGGCGCTCGGCACGTTCATCGCCTCGCTGCCCCTGCTCCGGATGACCGTGGCCGGCACGGAGGCCCCGGCCGAGGGGCAGCTCGCGCCCTCGTCCGCTGCCGAAACCGGGTGA
- a CDS encoding helix-turn-helix domain-containing protein produces MDEYPEPVHAPAAGALDPRAELSEFLRTRRARLKPEDVGLRGFGRHRRVPGLRREELAQLAGVSVAYYTRLEQGNGRNVSAEVLDAIARALRLSDAEHAHLTHLAKPKQQKKKPAVRAQQVRGPLRTLLDTMDGVPAILVGRRSDILAWNRMAAAVFGDWAELPTQEQNWARLVFLRPEYRDLFVDWEHKANDVVSQLRMDAGSHPEDPRLSALVGELSVKSEEFRRLWATHDVKEKCHGIQRLHHPLVGELDLRLESFHQADDHEQMLVTYHAEPNSPSAEALRLLASWGTGATRAGAGMPPARTA; encoded by the coding sequence ATGGACGAATACCCCGAACCGGTGCACGCGCCCGCCGCCGGCGCGCTGGACCCGCGTGCCGAGCTCAGCGAGTTCCTGCGCACCCGGCGGGCCCGGCTGAAGCCGGAGGACGTGGGGCTGCGGGGCTTCGGCCGGCACCGGCGGGTGCCGGGGCTGCGCCGCGAGGAGCTGGCGCAGCTGGCCGGGGTGTCCGTGGCGTACTACACGCGGCTGGAACAGGGCAACGGGCGGAACGTGTCGGCGGAGGTCCTCGACGCCATCGCCCGCGCGCTCAGGCTGAGCGACGCCGAGCACGCCCACCTCACGCACCTGGCGAAGCCGAAGCAGCAGAAGAAGAAGCCGGCCGTCCGCGCCCAGCAGGTGCGGGGCCCCCTGCGGACGCTGCTGGACACCATGGACGGCGTCCCGGCGATCCTCGTGGGGCGGCGCTCGGACATCCTCGCCTGGAACCGGATGGCCGCGGCGGTCTTCGGCGACTGGGCCGAGCTGCCCACGCAGGAGCAGAACTGGGCACGGCTGGTGTTCCTGAGGCCCGAGTACCGCGACCTGTTCGTGGACTGGGAGCACAAAGCGAACGACGTCGTCTCTCAGCTGCGCATGGACGCCGGCTCCCATCCGGAGGACCCCCGGCTGTCCGCTCTGGTGGGCGAACTCTCCGTGAAGAGCGAGGAGTTCCGGCGGCTGTGGGCCACCCACGACGTCAAGGAGAAGTGCCACGGCATCCAGCGCCTGCACCACCCGCTCGTCGGCGAACTCGACCTCCGCCTCGAGTCGTTCCACCAGGCCGACGACCACGAACAGATGCTGGTGACGTACCACGCCGAGCCCAACTCCCCGTCCGCGGAGGCACTACGACTGCTGGCCAGCTGGGGCACCGGCGCGACAAGGGCGGGAGCCGGGATGCCGCCGGCACGCACGGCTTGA